The following coding sequences lie in one Komagataeibacter sucrofermentans DSM 15973 genomic window:
- a CDS encoding sulfite exporter TauE/SafE family protein, with protein sequence MADLAQVALGLGSGGIIGFTLGLVGGGGSILAVPLLLYVVGMTDPHRAIGTSAVAVTVNALFSLASHARAGNVRWRCAGLFASAGVGGALVGAACGKIINGQHLLFLFALVMLGVGGLMARGCSTGAQPPAPAERTTMMPVLLYGVATGFCSGFFGIGGGFLIVPALLAATGMPMLNAIATSLVAVCAFGLTTSLSYAVAGMVDLPMAAILVASGMVGGLGGTLAARRLGRQPQRLRLIFACLIFIVAVYMMWRSARAMGLV encoded by the coding sequence ATGGCTGATCTGGCTCAGGTCGCTCTCGGTCTGGGCAGTGGCGGCATCATCGGTTTCACGCTCGGGCTTGTGGGCGGTGGCGGCTCCATCCTGGCCGTGCCGCTGCTGCTTTACGTGGTTGGCATGACTGACCCCCATCGCGCCATCGGCACCAGCGCGGTCGCTGTCACGGTCAATGCCCTGTTCAGCCTCGCCAGCCATGCCCGGGCGGGCAACGTGCGGTGGAGATGCGCGGGCCTGTTCGCCAGCGCGGGCGTGGGCGGCGCGCTGGTGGGGGCTGCGTGCGGCAAGATCATCAACGGGCAGCACCTGTTGTTCCTGTTCGCGCTGGTCATGCTGGGCGTTGGCGGGCTGATGGCGCGCGGCTGCAGCACCGGCGCGCAGCCCCCTGCCCCCGCCGAGCGCACCACCATGATGCCCGTGCTGCTTTATGGCGTGGCGACAGGATTCTGCTCGGGCTTCTTCGGTATTGGCGGCGGCTTCCTGATCGTGCCGGCACTGCTGGCGGCAACAGGCATGCCCATGCTCAACGCCATCGCGACCTCGCTGGTGGCGGTGTGCGCCTTCGGGCTGACCACATCACTCAGCTACGCCGTGGCCGGAATGGTTGATCTGCCCATGGCGGCCATACTGGTGGCGAGCGGCATGGTTGGCGGACTGGGCGGCACACTGGCGGCACGCAGGCTGGGCCGCCAGCCGCAACGCCTGCGGCTGATCTTTGCATGCCTGATCTTTATCGTGGCAGTCTACATGATGTGGCGCAGCGCGCGGGCCATGGGCCTTGTCTGA
- a CDS encoding helix-turn-helix transcriptional regulator gives MPKMPRTREVAESLVQRLRLLAQPQRLMVLACLLEGEKSVGQIESETGIGQPTLSQQLAELRRAEIVITRKEARQVIYSIKDSMEEMRVRLICAVCDPDFDMERLAGLVRRGAAGPGPTKDEPSACFARIFMES, from the coding sequence ATGCCAAAAATGCCCAGAACACGCGAAGTGGCCGAAAGCCTTGTGCAGCGCCTGCGGCTTCTGGCCCAGCCTCAGCGGCTTATGGTGCTGGCCTGCCTGCTTGAGGGCGAAAAGAGTGTGGGCCAGATCGAAAGCGAGACCGGTATCGGCCAGCCGACCCTGAGCCAGCAGCTTGCGGAACTCCGGCGCGCGGAAATTGTTATAACCCGCAAGGAAGCCCGGCAGGTCATTTACAGTATTAAAGATAGTATGGAGGAGATGCGCGTGCGCCTGATCTGCGCCGTATGCGATCCGGATTTCGACATGGAGCGCCTTGCAGGGCTGGTGCGCCGGGGCGCAGCGGGTCCAGGCCCCACCAAGGATGAACCATCGGCCTGCTTTGCCCGTATATTTATGGAATCGTAA
- the trxB gene encoding thioredoxin-disulfide reductase gives MPQTVSTDLLVIGAGPAGYTAAIYAARASLSPVLVAGLQPGGQLMITTDVENYPGFAKGIQGPELMEQMAEQARNVGTRMMDDIIVSCDFSRKDGSGRFYATGDSGTVYEARSVIIATGAQAKWLGVPGEKEFQGGGVSACATCDGFFYRGRRVAVIGGGNTAVEEALYLTHHASHVTLIHRRDTLRAEKILQDRLHANPKISVLWNKAVERITGSGTPAVVTGADLRDTVTGATSHIDVDGVFVAIGHAPNTTIFRDVVAIDTDGYITTAPGSTRTSVPGVFAAGDVQDKIYRQAVTAAGTGCMAALEAERFLATGQ, from the coding sequence ATGCCCCAGACCGTTTCTACCGACCTGCTTGTCATCGGCGCGGGTCCCGCCGGTTATACCGCCGCCATCTATGCCGCGCGCGCCAGTCTTTCGCCCGTTCTCGTGGCGGGGCTGCAGCCCGGCGGCCAGCTCATGATCACTACCGATGTCGAGAACTATCCCGGCTTCGCCAAGGGCATACAGGGGCCGGAACTGATGGAGCAGATGGCCGAGCAGGCCCGCAATGTCGGCACGCGCATGATGGATGACATCATCGTTTCCTGCGATTTCAGCCGCAAGGACGGCAGTGGCCGCTTTTACGCCACGGGCGATTCCGGCACGGTGTACGAGGCGCGCAGCGTCATCATCGCCACGGGCGCCCAGGCCAAATGGCTTGGCGTGCCGGGCGAGAAGGAATTCCAGGGTGGCGGCGTTTCGGCCTGCGCCACGTGTGATGGCTTTTTCTATCGCGGCAGGCGCGTGGCCGTGATTGGCGGCGGCAACACGGCGGTGGAGGAAGCCCTTTACCTCACCCACCATGCCAGCCACGTTACCCTGATCCACCGCCGCGACACCCTACGGGCGGAAAAGATCCTGCAGGACCGCCTGCATGCCAACCCCAAGATATCGGTACTGTGGAACAAGGCGGTCGAACGCATTACCGGCAGCGGCACGCCAGCCGTGGTCACGGGGGCGGACCTGCGCGACACGGTTACGGGCGCAACCAGTCATATCGACGTGGATGGCGTGTTCGTTGCCATCGGCCATGCCCCGAACACCACAATTTTTCGTGATGTTGTGGCCATTGATACGGATGGTTACATCACCACGGCACCCGGTAGCACGCGCACCTCGGTGCCAGGCGTATTTGCCGCAGGTGACGTGCAGGACAAGATATATAGGCAGGCCGTCACGGCGGCGGGCACCGGCTGCATGGCAGCGCTCGAGGCCGAGCGCTTTCTTGCCACCGGTCAGTAA
- the sppA gene encoding signal peptide peptidase SppA, with protein MDTSPDMSMHATSRRRQLLLWRGGAVAFFVLACLLAVSRSGGLAGHAPHLVHLKLGGVIGADEHENVEALKKAADDASVKGLVLEVNSPGGAVTGGEVLHDAVAAFARRKPVVVSMGSVAASAGYMVSVPASRIFANRSTLTGSIGVLLESPDVSGLLERVGVHVDQLVSGPMKGQPSAVQPLSPQGREMLQGVIADLYGFFVTVVAQDRHMPPERVRELADGRPYTGQQALGLGLVDQIGSLDDARQWLLKTTHLPDSAPVTDIGPQATGVNWRHWIAGVLSGVPGAEMLLKESSMLDGAVAIWKL; from the coding sequence ATGGATACCAGCCCCGATATGTCTATGCACGCTACGTCACGCCGCCGCCAGCTTCTGCTCTGGCGGGGGGGTGCCGTGGCTTTTTTTGTTCTTGCCTGCCTGCTCGCCGTAAGCCGGTCGGGTGGACTGGCCGGCCACGCCCCGCATCTTGTCCACCTCAAGCTTGGTGGGGTCATTGGCGCTGATGAGCATGAGAATGTCGAGGCGCTGAAAAAGGCGGCGGATGATGCCTCGGTCAAGGGGCTGGTGCTTGAAGTCAACAGCCCTGGCGGCGCGGTAACGGGTGGCGAGGTGCTGCATGATGCCGTGGCGGCCTTTGCGCGTCGCAAGCCGGTTGTCGTGTCCATGGGCAGTGTTGCGGCTTCGGCGGGGTATATGGTGTCTGTGCCTGCCAGCCGCATTTTCGCCAACCGCTCCACCCTGACCGGCTCGATTGGCGTGCTGCTGGAATCGCCCGATGTTTCCGGCCTGCTCGAACGGGTGGGCGTGCATGTGGACCAGCTTGTATCCGGCCCCATGAAGGGCCAGCCTTCCGCCGTGCAGCCGCTCTCGCCGCAGGGGCGTGAGATGTTGCAGGGCGTCATTGCCGATCTTTACGGTTTTTTCGTTACCGTCGTGGCGCAGGACCGGCACATGCCGCCCGAGCGCGTGCGTGAACTGGCCGATGGCCGCCCCTATACCGGCCAGCAGGCGCTCGGGCTCGGGCTTGTTGACCAGATCGGCTCGCTTGATGATGCGCGGCAGTGGTTGCTCAAAACCACGCATCTGCCCGACAGTGCGCCGGTGACCGATATCGGGCCGCAGGCAACCGGGGTCAACTGGCGGCACTGGATCGCGGGTGTGCTGTCAGGGGTGCCGGGTGCGGAAATGTTGTTGAAGGAAAGTAGTATGCTTGACGGGGCCGTTGCGATCTGGAAACTATAA
- a CDS encoding UdgX family uracil-DNA binding protein (This protein belongs to the uracil DNA glycosylase superfamily, members of which act in excision repair of DNA. However, it belongs more specifically to UdgX branch, whose founding member was found to bind uracil in DNA (where it does not belong), without cleaving it, appears to promote DNA repair by a pathway involving RecA, rather than base excision.): protein MPHATVTLAHEADFAGWRSATRSLAGRHTPPADITWRIAIDTESAALPAPDPAAARFTVPRAIMDLAAIMVQSALPDRFALAYTLVYDHVMGVPTGEDAADRMAGTKEDVITQTRQLRDEIRRALPSHDGTTPYQGRVDTLDLVPESNARFLTLQRSFAPWQLDMPDRTLRWTGQEMLCETPGQAPQPLDPTSLPPPALPMVPDLDIARITSLRAVALAAKTCLICPMAAHATQTVFGEGREAARMMFVGEQPGDIEDRAGRPFVGPAGQLFDRALLEAGIGRDDTYVTNTVKHFKFRRTPTRRIHEKAGPAEIAACAPWLAAERRIIRPAVVVMLGVTAASALLGRAVTISRERSRIIPMGDGSDGLVTVHPSYLLRLPDEAARTREYDRFVNDLRLAAGRLAPAVT, encoded by the coding sequence ATGCCCCACGCAACCGTCACCCTTGCCCATGAAGCCGACTTTGCGGGCTGGCGATCAGCCACGCGCAGCCTTGCCGGGCGTCATACTCCGCCCGCCGACATTACATGGCGGATCGCAATCGATACCGAATCCGCCGCCCTGCCCGCGCCAGACCCGGCGGCCGCGCGCTTCACCGTGCCGCGCGCGATCATGGACCTTGCGGCCATAATGGTGCAGTCCGCCCTGCCCGACCGCTTCGCCCTCGCCTACACGCTGGTTTATGACCATGTCATGGGCGTGCCGACGGGCGAAGATGCAGCAGACCGCATGGCAGGGACAAAGGAAGACGTCATCACGCAAACCCGGCAGTTGCGCGATGAAATCCGCAGGGCTCTGCCCAGCCACGATGGCACCACCCCGTATCAGGGTCGCGTGGATACGCTCGACCTTGTGCCAGAAAGCAATGCGCGGTTCCTGACCCTGCAACGCTCCTTCGCCCCCTGGCAGCTTGACATGCCCGACCGCACGCTGCGCTGGACCGGCCAGGAAATGCTGTGCGAAACCCCCGGCCAGGCGCCGCAACCGCTTGACCCGACCAGCCTGCCACCACCCGCCCTGCCCATGGTGCCGGACCTTGATATTGCCCGCATCACGTCGTTGCGCGCGGTAGCGCTGGCGGCAAAAACATGCCTGATCTGCCCCATGGCCGCCCATGCCACCCAGACCGTGTTTGGCGAAGGCCGGGAGGCAGCCCGCATGATGTTCGTGGGCGAACAGCCCGGCGATATTGAAGACCGCGCCGGCCGCCCCTTTGTTGGCCCGGCAGGCCAACTGTTCGACCGCGCCCTGCTCGAAGCCGGAATCGGGCGTGATGACACTTACGTGACCAATACGGTCAAGCACTTCAAATTCCGCCGCACCCCCACGCGCCGCATCCATGAAAAGGCAGGCCCGGCGGAAATCGCCGCCTGCGCCCCGTGGCTTGCCGCCGAGCGGCGCATCATCCGCCCGGCCGTGGTGGTCATGCTTGGCGTCACGGCGGCATCGGCCCTGCTGGGGCGCGCCGTTACCATAAGCCGCGAGCGTTCGCGCATCATTCCGATGGGGGATGGATCAGACGGACTCGTGACGGTTCACCCCTCCTACCTGCTGCGCCTGCCCGATGAAGCCGCGCGGACGCGTGAATATGACCGCTTTGTCAACGACCTGCGCCTGGCCGCAGGCCGCCTTGCCCCTGCCGTGACATAA
- a CDS encoding Lrp/AsnC family transcriptional regulator, with translation MAERMADLDAIDRRIVAELQLDGRMTNVELARRVGISAPPCLRRMRRLEEDHVIRGYHADTDGARLGWSITLFALIGLDSQKETVLAAFEAQVSAWPEVRECHMIRGGGDFLVRLVARDATHENLLTRQLTEATHVVRVQTLQTIRTSLNRPGVPV, from the coding sequence ATGGCGGAACGGATGGCTGATCTGGATGCGATTGATCGTCGGATTGTGGCCGAACTTCAGCTCGACGGACGCATGACGAACGTGGAACTGGCGCGGCGTGTCGGTATTTCCGCGCCGCCCTGCCTGCGCCGCATGCGCAGGCTTGAGGAAGACCACGTGATCCGTGGCTACCATGCCGATACCGATGGCGCGCGGCTGGGCTGGTCGATCACGCTTTTCGCTCTGATCGGCCTGGACAGCCAGAAGGAAACCGTGCTGGCCGCCTTCGAGGCGCAGGTCTCGGCCTGGCCGGAAGTGCGCGAGTGCCACATGATTCGCGGCGGCGGCGACTTTCTGGTGCGGCTCGTGGCGCGTGACGCCACGCATGAAAACCTGCTGACCCGCCAGTTGACCGAAGCCACCCACGTGGTGCGCGTGCAGACACTCCAGACCATCCGCACCAGCCTCAACCGCCCTGGCGTGCCTGTGTGA
- the ihfB gene encoding integration host factor subunit beta has translation MTRSELIAELAAARPHIPLRDVERIVQVIFAEISNALMHGDRVELRGFGAFTVKKRDARTGRNPRTGESVSVDEKVVPFFKAGKELRERVNSAPAAD, from the coding sequence ATGACCAGATCGGAATTGATCGCCGAGCTTGCCGCAGCCCGCCCCCATATCCCCCTGCGGGATGTGGAACGTATCGTTCAGGTCATCTTTGCTGAAATCAGCAATGCCCTGATGCACGGTGACCGGGTGGAATTGCGTGGCTTTGGCGCATTTACCGTCAAGAAGCGCGATGCCCGCACCGGGCGCAACCCCCGCACGGGAGAGAGCGTATCGGTGGATGAGAAGGTCGTGCCCTTCTTCAAGGCAGGCAAGGAACTGCGCGAACGCGTCAATTCAGCCCCCGCTGCTGATTGA
- a CDS encoding FUSC family protein — MPADLNLLPSFLTRLFSGKHFPPIRAPGYARMSGLKWLYAPTPEALGFAVRTTVAALMALTIAMWMELDDPPWAAMTVWIVAQGSRGESLSKARWRLVGTAIGAISAVILVCSFPQAPWLFFPAISLWIGLCCMCATLVRNFRSYALVLSGYTCAIIALAATRDPDNIFMITMSRTSYIVLGITCETLVAVLFAHNLASSARRNMRQKIQMALGSSTDAVANLLAGDDAAFVRSRALFGTILSINDQIEFSEVEMGPHGHEGDHARAALAAVSVLLSRGLGMMARIKALETTNEQFTETSLLTRTFLLGVPARLENDSEIPHIQQDLQDLRGVCRQRIIDALSHEISMESTTATAEVDDLLNCRILHNALDELLGELEQAIAEFDASQHEIRGDHFHFRIEAHRDFKEAAYNGIRAAVAIGASALIWEVTAWANGIGFITMVAVTCGLFATRENPVVGTMNFLRGACWAVLVSGFLVMLVMPRPAEFEMLAAALALPMIAGGLAARNPATAGAAASYCLFLPNLVGPGNQTRLNEIAYFNASFALLCSIGFAVLIFRAVLPFDNDEERWRMRNRTLHDLRHLASAQPMPRTQSWIGRNTDRFSRLIRHAGPTPTPTIEAYLQGTLSAMTIGLNIIRLRTVLERGQLPPAADRAIELFLNRMSQFSGRYGRFGRTARVARGATRSLRRLEATEGNITSRIEITRAIAYLLVISYELGANAAFLDASQPYRTGEMS; from the coding sequence GTGCCTGCAGACCTCAATCTTCTGCCCTCTTTCCTGACCCGTCTTTTCAGCGGAAAGCATTTCCCCCCCATCCGCGCGCCAGGCTATGCGCGCATGAGCGGCCTGAAATGGCTCTACGCCCCCACGCCTGAAGCGCTCGGCTTTGCCGTGCGCACCACGGTCGCAGCCCTGATGGCGCTGACGATCGCGATGTGGATGGAACTTGACGACCCGCCATGGGCCGCCATGACCGTATGGATCGTAGCCCAGGGCTCGCGCGGGGAGAGCCTTTCCAAGGCGCGGTGGCGACTGGTGGGCACCGCCATCGGGGCGATCAGCGCGGTCATTCTGGTCTGTTCGTTTCCGCAGGCGCCATGGCTGTTCTTTCCCGCCATCAGCCTGTGGATCGGGCTGTGCTGCATGTGCGCAACCCTGGTGCGCAACTTCCGCTCCTACGCGCTGGTGTTGTCGGGCTATACCTGCGCCATCATCGCGCTCGCCGCCACGCGCGACCCCGACAACATCTTCATGATCACCATGTCGCGCACGTCCTACATCGTGCTGGGCATTACGTGCGAGACGCTGGTGGCGGTGCTGTTCGCGCACAACCTCGCCTCGAGCGCGCGGCGCAACATGCGCCAGAAGATCCAGATGGCGCTGGGCAGTTCCACCGATGCCGTGGCCAACCTGCTCGCGGGCGATGATGCCGCTTTCGTGCGCTCACGCGCCCTGTTTGGCACCATCCTGAGCATCAATGACCAGATCGAGTTCAGTGAAGTCGAGATGGGCCCGCACGGGCATGAAGGCGACCATGCGCGCGCGGCCCTTGCCGCCGTGTCGGTTCTGCTTTCACGCGGTTTGGGCATGATGGCGCGCATCAAGGCGCTGGAAACCACCAACGAGCAGTTTACCGAGACCTCGCTGCTCACCCGTACCTTCCTGCTTGGCGTGCCCGCGCGGCTGGAAAACGATTCCGAAATTCCGCACATCCAGCAGGACCTGCAGGACCTGCGCGGCGTGTGCCGCCAGCGCATCATTGATGCGCTGAGCCATGAAATCAGCATGGAATCCACCACCGCGACCGCCGAGGTGGACGACCTGCTGAACTGCCGCATCCTGCACAACGCGCTTGATGAACTGCTGGGCGAACTTGAGCAGGCCATTGCCGAATTCGATGCCAGCCAGCACGAGATCCGTGGCGATCACTTCCATTTCCGCATCGAAGCGCATCGTGACTTCAAGGAAGCCGCCTATAACGGCATCCGCGCCGCCGTGGCCATCGGCGCCTCGGCACTGATATGGGAAGTCACGGCCTGGGCCAACGGCATCGGCTTCATCACCATGGTCGCGGTGACATGCGGCCTGTTCGCCACGCGTGAGAACCCGGTGGTGGGCACCATGAACTTCCTGCGCGGGGCGTGCTGGGCGGTTCTGGTATCCGGCTTTCTGGTGATGCTGGTCATGCCGCGACCCGCGGAATTCGAAATGCTGGCCGCAGCCCTGGCCCTGCCCATGATTGCGGGCGGACTTGCCGCGCGCAACCCGGCCACGGCGGGGGCCGCCGCCTCGTACTGCCTGTTCCTGCCCAACCTCGTTGGGCCGGGCAACCAGACGCGCCTGAACGAGATTGCATACTTCAATGCCTCCTTCGCGCTGCTGTGCAGCATCGGCTTTGCGGTGCTGATCTTCCGCGCGGTACTGCCCTTCGATAATGATGAAGAACGCTGGCGCATGCGCAACCGCACGCTGCATGACCTGCGCCACCTGGCCTCCGCCCAGCCCATGCCGCGCACGCAGTCATGGATCGGGCGCAATACCGACCGTTTTTCCCGCCTGATCCGCCATGCAGGCCCCACGCCCACCCCCACCATCGAGGCCTACCTGCAGGGCACGCTCTCGGCCATGACCATCGGGCTGAACATCATCCGGCTGCGCACGGTGCTCGAACGCGGGCAACTGCCGCCGGCTGCGGACCGGGCCATCGAGCTGTTCCTCAACCGCATGTCGCAGTTCAGCGGGCGGTACGGGCGTTTTGGCCGCACCGCCCGCGTGGCACGCGGGGCCACGCGCAGCCTGCGCCGGCTGGAGGCGACGGAAGGCAACATCACATCGCGCATCGAGATCACCCGCGCCATTGCGTATCTGCTGGTCATTTCCTATGAACTCGGTGCCAACGCCGCCTTCCTTGATGCCTCCCAGCCTTACCGCACCGGCGAGATGTCCTGA
- a CDS encoding LysR family transcriptional regulator, with protein MDWDKLRIFHAVAEAGSFTHAGDVLNLSQSAVSRQISALEEALQVPLFHRHARGLILTEQGETLNQTVREVFSKLAMTQSLLTESKEKAAGRLRVTTTTGFGTCWLTPRLHRFMETNPDISITLILEDNDLDLGMREADVAVRMHPPRQPDLIQRHLADFPLPIYASQSYLNDYGTPRTLEELNAHKLILFGGYHPPVPHINWLAETGVPSDERRQARLEVNSLAAMAGAIAAGIGIGSIPLYAASQYPNLVKILPEVPLPTVDAYFVYPEELRTSKRVAVFRDFLLAEINARH; from the coding sequence GTGGACTGGGATAAACTCCGGATATTTCATGCTGTAGCCGAGGCAGGGTCCTTCACCCATGCCGGCGACGTGCTTAACCTGAGCCAGTCTGCGGTATCGCGGCAGATTTCAGCCCTGGAAGAAGCGCTGCAGGTTCCTCTTTTCCACCGGCATGCCCGGGGGCTGATCCTGACCGAGCAGGGCGAGACGCTGAACCAGACGGTTCGGGAAGTCTTCTCCAAGCTCGCCATGACCCAGTCCCTGCTGACGGAAAGCAAGGAAAAGGCGGCCGGTCGGCTACGGGTAACCACCACAACCGGCTTTGGCACCTGCTGGCTCACGCCGCGGCTGCACCGGTTCATGGAAACCAACCCTGATATTTCGATTACCCTGATCCTGGAAGATAACGACCTTGATCTGGGCATGCGCGAGGCCGACGTGGCCGTGCGCATGCATCCACCCCGCCAGCCGGACCTGATCCAGCGGCACCTGGCCGACTTCCCGCTGCCGATCTATGCCTCGCAGTCGTACCTCAACGATTACGGCACGCCGCGCACGCTGGAAGAGCTCAACGCCCACAAGCTGATCCTGTTCGGGGGGTATCACCCGCCCGTGCCGCACATCAACTGGCTGGCCGAGACCGGCGTGCCATCCGATGAGCGTCGCCAGGCCCGCCTTGAGGTCAACAGCCTCGCCGCCATGGCGGGCGCCATTGCGGCTGGCATCGGCATTGGCTCGATTCCGCTTTATGCGGCGTCGCAGTACCCCAACCTCGTCAAGATCCTGCCCGAGGTGCCGCTGCCCACGGTAGATGCCTATTTCGTCTACCCCGAGGAACTGCGCACCTCCAAGCGCGTGGCCGTTTTCCGTGACTTCCTGCTCGCGGAAATCAACGCCCGCCACTAA
- the guaD gene encoding guanine deaminase, with translation MTPAPTPPVHTALRGHIVTFRGNPFLMPPADALVEEPDGLVLITNGRITHAGPYSETLAHLPPGTDVADYRGCLISAGFIDTHVHYPQLPMIAAYGEQLLEWLERYTFPTERRFADGAYATTIARTFLRELLRCGTTTAAVYCTVHPQSVDAFFTESTRLGTLMVAGKVLMDRNAPDFLRDTAQRGYDESRALIERWHGKNRQFYAVTPRFAPTSTPEQLELAGALLAQDDTLFMQTHLAENRAEVAWVKELFPDSRSYLDVYDRAGLVRPRSVMGHGIYVDEQDLCRCHASGCALAHCPTSNLFLGSGSFRLFDVMDAKRPVRTGLGTDIGAGTSLSHLQSMNEAYKIAQMNGHRLHPVQAFWLATRGGAEALHLEGRIGTVAAGMDADLCILDPKATPLQALRTQMCDSTADLLFTLMMLGDDRSIRATYAGGTKVHDCKEDATL, from the coding sequence ATGACCCCTGCCCCCACACCCCCGGTCCACACCGCCCTACGCGGCCATATCGTCACCTTTCGGGGCAACCCGTTCCTCATGCCGCCTGCCGATGCGCTGGTGGAGGAACCTGACGGGCTGGTTCTGATCACCAACGGGCGCATCACCCATGCCGGCCCCTACAGCGAAACGCTGGCCCACCTGCCGCCCGGCACCGACGTGGCCGATTACCGGGGATGCCTGATCTCGGCCGGGTTTATCGACACGCATGTGCATTACCCGCAACTGCCCATGATCGCGGCCTATGGCGAGCAGTTGCTGGAATGGCTGGAGCGCTACACCTTCCCCACCGAGCGCCGCTTTGCCGATGGGGCCTACGCCACCACCATCGCGCGCACCTTCCTGCGCGAACTGCTGCGCTGCGGCACCACCACGGCAGCGGTGTACTGCACCGTGCACCCGCAATCGGTCGATGCGTTCTTTACCGAATCCACCCGCCTCGGCACGCTCATGGTCGCGGGCAAGGTGCTGATGGACCGCAACGCGCCCGACTTCCTGCGCGATACCGCCCAGCGCGGCTATGATGAATCGCGCGCGCTGATTGAACGCTGGCATGGCAAAAACCGCCAGTTCTATGCCGTCACCCCCCGCTTCGCCCCCACCAGCACGCCAGAACAGCTTGAACTGGCAGGCGCGCTGCTGGCGCAGGACGATACATTGTTCATGCAGACCCATCTGGCCGAGAACCGGGCGGAAGTTGCCTGGGTGAAGGAACTCTTCCCCGACAGCCGCTCCTATCTTGATGTGTATGACCGCGCAGGCCTGGTGCGCCCGCGCAGCGTGATGGGCCACGGCATTTATGTGGATGAACAGGATCTGTGCCGCTGCCATGCAAGCGGCTGCGCGCTGGCGCACTGCCCCACGTCGAACCTGTTCCTGGGTAGCGGGTCCTTCCGGCTGTTTGATGTGATGGATGCAAAACGCCCGGTGCGCACGGGGCTGGGCACCGATATTGGCGCGGGCACCAGCCTGTCGCACCTGCAATCCATGAACGAGGCCTACAAGATCGCGCAGATGAACGGCCACCGCCTGCACCCCGTACAGGCTTTCTGGCTGGCGACACGCGGCGGCGCCGAGGCGCTGCATCTTGAGGGACGGATCGGCACGGTAGCTGCGGGCATGGACGCCGATCTGTGCATTCTCGACCCGAAGGCTACGCCCCTGCAGGCCCTGCGGACACAGATGTGCGACAGCACGGCCGACCTGCTGTTCACGCTGATGATGCTGGGCGATGACCGCAGCATCCGCGCAACCTATGCAGGCGGCACGAAGGTGCATGACTGCAAAGAGGACGCTACACTTTAA
- a CDS encoding MucR family transcriptional regulator — MSDTEQDFSCLELTAQIVSAHVSNNSVGADVLPDLIRNVYAALSTVGRPAQEPEKLQPAVPIKRSVFADYIVCLEDGKKLKMLKRHLQSAYGMTPDQYRERWGLPAEYPMVAPNYAERRSSLAREIGLGRKITAASAAAAAAEAGGAENGRGRPGRRRKA; from the coding sequence ATGTCTGATACTGAACAGGACTTCTCGTGTCTGGAACTGACCGCGCAGATCGTGTCGGCGCATGTTTCCAATAACAGTGTCGGTGCCGATGTGCTGCCTGACCTGATCCGTAATGTTTATGCTGCACTGTCAACCGTGGGTCGTCCGGCGCAGGAGCCCGAAAAGCTTCAGCCCGCCGTGCCCATCAAGCGCTCGGTGTTTGCCGATTACATCGTCTGCCTTGAAGACGGCAAGAAGCTCAAGATGCTCAAGCGCCATCTGCAGAGCGCCTATGGCATGACCCCCGACCAGTACCGTGAGCGCTGGGGCCTGCCGGCCGAATACCCCATGGTCGCCCCCAACTATGCCGAGCGGCGCTCAAGCCTCGCGCGTGAGATCGGGCTTGGCCGCAAGATCACCGCAGCATCCGCCGCGGCAGCCGCTGCGGAAGCCGGTGGGGCGGAAAATGGCCGCGGGCGCCCGGGCCGTCGACGCAAGGCATGA